The following coding sequences are from one Culex quinquefasciatus strain JHB chromosome 1, VPISU_Cqui_1.0_pri_paternal, whole genome shotgun sequence window:
- the LOC6049482 gene encoding uncharacterized protein LOC6049482, protein MKSLEKVSALLILLFLITPTENFKQSKKKCQVSPEFLTSLRNAITIAIKGGEGSKINLDTTGDHGDCKQDLNAIVRSLAEIHNETVQIKSGGKTLDEVAELKETFQRKIEQLTKERDLFELDFKQETLQKEGEMYEQIHKLKRSILDLKQQIRDAEDDYYELVITFVALKVSQDAVTGKELHYASTIPRSKFGEFFRYILENHNYNTLLDSMYLLQYVDDAKYVFYEYLEEFEERPSRQEIENRKIVLTFLCWSTNQQDEIQRHVFMGCELYYLYNMTTQFFPTSQDGMEAVKVAEPILKALPDACLVQGVNYYMKDFTTTENKEKYESLNRFSKCDEE, encoded by the coding sequence ATGAAGAGTTTAGAGAAGGTTTCAGCACTCCTAATTCTTCTATTTCTAATAACTCCCactgaaaatttcaaacaatctaaAAAGAAGTGCCAAGTTTCGCCGGAATTCCTCACCAGCTTGAGAAATGCCATCACAATCGCCATCAAAGGCGGTGAAGGTTCCAAAATTAACCTTGACACCACCGGAGATCACGGAGACTGCAAGCAGGATCTTAACGCGATCGTGCGATCGCTGGCGGAAATCCACAACGAAACGGTGCAGATCAAGTCCGGGGGGAAGACACTCGACGAAGTGGCGGAACTTAAGGAGACGTTTCAGCGGAAGATCGAACAGTTGACCAAGGAGCGGGACCTGTTTGAGTTGGACTTTAAGCAGGAAACGCTGCAAAAGGAGGGGGAAATGTACGAGCAGATTCACAAACTTAAGCGAAGCATTCTGGACTTGAAACAGCAAATTAGGGATGCCGAAGACGATTATTACGAGCTGGTGATCACGTTCGTTGCGCTCAAAGTTAGCCAGGACGCCGTAACGGGCAAGGAGTTGCACTACGCAAGTACGATTCCGCGGTCCAAGTTTGGGGAATTCTTCCGGTACATCCTCGAAAACCACAACTACAACACACTCCTCGACTCAATGTATCTGCTGCAGTACGTGGACGATGCCAAGTACGTCTTCTACGAGTACCTGGAAGAGTTCGAGGAGAGGCCATCCCGGCAGGAGATCGAAAATCGCAAAATTGTCCTCACCTTTCTGTGTTGGTCCACGAATCAGCAGGATGAAATACAGAGGCATGTGTTTATGGGCTGCGAGCTGTACTATCTGTACAACATGACGACGCAGTTTTTCCCAACTTCGCAGGATGGAATGGAAGCGGTTAAAGTGGCGGAACCTATTCTGAAGGCGCTGCCGGACGCGTGTTTGGTCCAAGGGGTAAACTATTACATGAAGGACTTTACCACGACGGAAAACAAGGAAAAGTATGAAAGTTTGAATCGATTCAGCAAATGTGATGAAGAGTAG
- the LOC6049483 gene encoding deubiquitinase OTUD6B encodes MADADARPEVDAPTEDEETLTARHRKEKKELQAKIQSLKKAKVDKKKKKELQDEIVQLEADLEARHADELNRLNALKISVEEPAAPAVNGEEGDEPMKMSKAQRRREKKSQEDKERQAQIKAEEAANRGSSPRVLEDRKIAELLAARGLASFPVAADGDCLYNAVKHQLQSRLGAYEYETGDLRQMAADYIEDNKESIIFYMTNPDTGDILGEDEFRKYCHQVRNTKSWGGEIEVKALSSGLKCPIEIIQASGTSPVHGEGEDPARKLVLTYHRHMYRLGEHYNSTVDAVAAGKDAEEDGEEDDG; translated from the coding sequence ATGGCCGACGCTGACGCCCGTCCGGAGGTTGACGCTCCCACCGAGGACGAGGAAACGCTGACGGCACGTCACCGGAAGGAGAAGAAGGAGCTGCAGGCAAAGATCCAGTCGCTCAAAAAGGCCAAAGTggacaaaaagaaaaagaaggaaCTGCAAGACGAGATCGTCCAGCTGGAGGCGGACCTGGAAGCTAGGCATGCCGATGAGTTGAACCGGTTGAATGCGTTGAAGATTAGTGTGGAGGAGCCGGCCGCGCCGGCAGTTAATGGCGAGGAGGGGGACGAGCCGATGAAGATGTCCAAGGCTCAGCGGAGGCGCGAGAAGAAATCCCAGGAGGATAAGGAACGGCAGGCGCAGATTAAGGCCGAGGAGGCCGCGAATCGTGGCAGTTCGCCGAGGGTGTTGGAGGATCGCAAGATTGCGGAGTTGCTGGCGGCTCGCGGGTTGGCCAGCTTCCCGGTGGCCGCCGATGGGGATTGTTTGTACAACGCGGTCAAGCATCAGCTGCAGTCGCGGTTGGGCGCGTACGAGTACGAGACGGGGGATTTGCGCCAGATGGCGGCGGATTACATCGAGGACAACAAGGAATCGATTATATTTTACATGACCAATCCGGACACGGGGGATATTTTGGGGGAGGATGAGTTCCGGAAGTACTGCCACCAGGTGCGGAACACCAAGTCTTGGGGCGGGGAGATCGAGGTGAAGGCCCTGTCGAGCGGGTTGAAGTGTCCGATTGAGATTATTCAGGCCAGCGGGACGTCGCCAGTGCACGGAGAGGGGGAGGATCCGGCGAGGAAGCTGGTGCTGACGTATCATCGGCACATGTACCGGCTGGGGGAGCATTACAACTCGACGGTCGATGCGGTGGCTGCAGGGAAGGATGCGGAAGAGGATGGCGAGGAGGACGACGGATGA
- the LOC6053321 gene encoding lymphokine-activated killer T-cell-originated protein kinase homolog, with protein sequence METPLKNKVLTKLQQGEPFQTPVAAADRSSRHITSVTRLPASPFLQKLGFGTGVEVLRIKRSPTKNSTKSPWAIKMLSRRNNAEQASLFGDRLTEEANILKTLSHPNIVGYRGFDTLEAGKEYIAMEYCNTSLGDLLEKRYNDGLGPLEAPKIQRMAVDILRALDYLHTDALILHGDLKSFNVLVKGEFEACKLCDFGVSLPLNKDGFLDTEKKADAQYVGTGIWSAPEVLEEDVSLISSKADIFSFGLVIYETISLLPPHTFAGMKDESIASSADYAIMKSIIRGGGGAANRKLDVSEVIVLDDETEDEKDVSVAAATTTKRKLDVESESTSEPAQKKPAPEPDSTTADGSIISVADETIDESAITIDDDDDEDEGDSEESEDEIEEGDEGDYLDYGRLGTRPAIPDGINLSEDYNFILEVFYVCTQEDYEARPSARSLLDAWEKRNAGAEGAQEEPSAD encoded by the exons ATGGAAACCCCGCTGAAGAACAAAGTGCTCACCAAGCTGCAGCAGGGCGAACCGTTCCAGACGCCGGTGGCCGCCGCGGACCGCTCGAGCCGGCACATTACGAGCGTGACGCGCCTTCCGGCGTCCCCGTTCCTGCAGAAGCTTGGCTTCGGAACCGGCGTCGAGGTGCTGCGGATCAAGCGATCGCCGACGAAAAACTCGACCAAATCGCCGTGGGCCATCAAGATGCTGTCGCGGCGGAACAACGCCGAGCAGGCCAGTTTGTTCGGGGACCGGCTGACCGAGGAGGCCAACATATTGAA AACCTTGAGCCACCCGAACATTGTCGGATATCGGGGCTTCGACACGCTGGAGGCCGGCAAGGAGTACATCGCGATGGAGTACTGCAACACGTCGCTCGGGGACCTGCTGGAGAAGCGGTACAACGACGGGTTGGGACCGCTTGAGGCGCCCAAGATCCAACGGATGGCGGTGGACATTCTGCGGGCGCTCGATTACCTCCACACGGACGCGCTGATCCTGCACGGAGACCTCAAGTCGTTCAACGTGCTCGTGAAGGGGGAATTTGAGGCCTGCAAGCTGTGCGACTTTGGCGTGAGTTTGCCGCTCAACAAGGACGGCTTTCTGGACACGGAGAAGAAGGCGGACGCGCAGTACGTCGGGACGGGCATTTGGAGCGCGCCGGAGGTGCTCGAGGAGGACGTGTCGCTGATCAGCTCCAAGGCGGACATCTTCAGCTTTGGGTTGGTGATTTACGAGACGATTTCGCTGCTGCCGCCGCACACGTTCGCCGGCATGAAGGACGAAAGCATCGCCAGCTCGGCGGATTACGCCATCATGAAGTCGATCATCCGGGGCGGCGGCGGCGCCGCCAACCGCAAGCTAGACGTCAGCGAGGTGATCGTGCTGGACGACGAGACGGAAGACGAAAAGGACGTTTCGGTGGCAGCAGCGACGACGACCAAGCGAAAGCTTGACGTCGAATCGGAATCCACCTCCGAACCAGCCCAGAAGAAGCCCGCGCCAGAACCGGACTCGACCACCGCCGACGGCTCAATTATCTCCGTCGCGGACGAAACGATAGACGAAAGCGCAATCaccatcgacgacgacgacgacgaggacgagggCGATTCCGAAGAGTCGGAGGACGAAATCGAGGAGGGTGACGAGGGGGACTACCTGGACTATGGGCGGTTGGGGACGCGGCCGGCCATCCCGGACGGGATAAATCTTTCCGAAGATTACAACTTTATTCTGGAGGTGTTTTACGTGTGCACGCAGGAGGACTACGAGGCGAGGCCGTCGGCGCGGTCACTGCTGGATGCGTGGGAGAAGAGGAATGCGGGCGCCGAAGGCGCCCAGGAGGAACCGAGTGCAGATTAG